The Xenopus tropicalis strain Nigerian chromosome 1, UCB_Xtro_10.0, whole genome shotgun sequence DNA segment gaggtaaaacaatcctattgggttaaataaacatttaaatgcttttatatagtAGGTTTAAAGTATGataatccaaattatgtaaagatccccttatccagaaaaccccaggtcttgagcattgtggataacggtacccatacctgtatgtgcaatCACATATCAGATTATTGCTTAAGTACCTTGTAATAACATTTTAGATCTCACAAAGCCCAATACAAACAGCAATCAACAAGGACTTTAAAAACAGCCGAAgacagtgatgggcaaaattagcACCAATGCAGACTAAAACAGAAGAACAGCAAATATGTGGAGAGTTGTTGCCCATGTCAAACATTCAATATTATCTTTTCCAAATTAGCTGATAAATATTATGAATCAATGGAACTTTAACAAAGTCCAAGAAAATGCTCCCACTGTAcataattttattatttacataataCAATATAGCATAAATGCTGAATAGCATGATTATGTGCAATACATAAATATTAACTATCTGTACACATTTGCATATCTAATAACTCAGAACAGAAATACAAGgtttaaagcaaagaaaaagcaaaaacaaaaaaaagaaaaactgatgCTTGGAAAGTGTGGAAAGTGAAGAATAAACTAGAGACAGAACACACAAAGTAAAAGCGTAAAGTGAGTCTGAGTGAACACAGAACTATTTACAGACGAGAACAGGATTACCACAACTCTACTCTAAAAATTGTACTCTCTCATCTAAAACAGGAAAGAAAAGAGTTAAAATTTTCATACATAAGAAATCCTTCCATTAGAACACAGAAGTGATATTACCAGACAAGCATCAGTGAAGTATACTGCCTTCTGTAGAGTTGGTTTTGTACAAAGCTGTATATACTGCAGCCCATGCAATACAACCAAGAACATTAAAGTCCTAAACCCAAGTAAAACTGAGAAGAGTTAAGATGAGCAGCCCTCTGCGTGGTTCCTGGTACCACTCATGGAAGTTATCAGACACACCCAAAACCAAGAATCAATCAGCAGCTATGTAAGGTATAGTTTACATGCAAATCTGTGCAACTGAATCACATTGTAAAACCTCAGTCTCAATGGTCAAAAAACCATTTTCTTGAATACCTCACaaaaatggaggggggggggggacccagaCACACACACCCCAGTACATCTAAACAAAACCACACATACTATTAAGACAAGAATACCAGAAATGAAGCCCCATCCCCTGAGAACTGCTACCGGCTGCTTCTTATAACAGGTGATGCCATCCGTCCTGTAAAAACACTGCTGTATAATTTTACCAAAACAAGGAAATTACTATTGGAACACCTCTCATAGGCCAAAGTCgggggaaaaaaaggcacagcAAAAGAGACGATGTGGCTATAGCAAAGTACGCTGTATAATAATACCAACATAGCAGTTGGCATTATTTTAGGTATCCTTAGTTTTTAATGGTGAAGGGTCTTTCACTTGTGACAAAGACACAACATCTGTACGATGCATGGATTAGTACAGTTAATGCTCGCCGCATACGATCTTTAGAATTATCCACGAGCTACAGAAAAATGACAACATACTCCTTGTGCAAATATGTGTGAAGCCCATAAACCTCACAAGAACTAACAAAGGCTAACAGCACGTGATTAACTGTAGTGTGACTCGACACTGAACAGGTGGAAAAGGGGCAGCCATTATTTCAGTAAAATATTGCATATTGTTTATAGGCCCCCCCAAACACCAAAATATTGCAAGTTCTGTTTCAAAGCAACAGCTAAAGAATGGCTGAGAAAGCTGAATGACACCAGATGTATGTATAAAAGGATCCTATTTGTTTCCTGGGTTATTTGGTGCAGTTGCTTGACTCTTGACCTTTACTTGGGAGTGCTATGGTTTGGACCAATTCAAAGTTCCACCATTCAGAAAACATAAAGAATGGCTGTCACCTGGATTCTTCTATGGCATGCAAAGAGTTTTACAAAGCAGTTTTTTGAAGTTACTATAATAAGAACATCTTACTGCAAAACAGTCTGATACAGTCCATACAGTAGAGTTAAAAGTCAGTATTCTAGAACAAGGGAGATGCATTACTGGTTTTATCCTGGAGTATTAGGATCTCCCTTTCAACATATCCCTAAGCCAGCTGCCAAATATATTACTACAAGCAGAGGATCAGGTGAAGGCATGCAGAATGAAAGCCTACAGTTTTTGGCACATTCGCTTGTTAACATAACACCAGATATGCAATAAATGTGAAGCTTAGTCCAATGCCGACAATCCATGTATTTTGGGCTCAGGTGCTTCTGTTGGAAAAGGGCTGTGTGTATTCATCCAATTTTGTCTGTAACAAACACCCAAACATTCTTTAAGTTCAAGATAAGATGGGGGGAGGGGAACATCACATAAAGAAACTGTGGATAACATCAGTAGGAAAAAATGGACATGCATCTGCTCTTTCATATTTCCCTAGGATATATTAAAATCAGAAacccagaaaaaaatataatagtcTGTCTTCACAAAATGTATCattgtttatattctctgtattTTTTCTGCCACCACAACAgggttttcttttcttatttttgcaGCAGCCTCTGCTTTGTAATCATATGGGCAGTTGTGCTTGTCTGAATAACGATGAAGTCCACAGAAGAGATTCCCACAACGGCAGTcaaaaccttaaaggaaaaataaacggAGAGCTCAGATTAGATGTGAAGATTGcggaagttttttttaaattttatttgcaGTTACTAAATAATATTCTAATTTACGCATATtaagattaaagtgatactgacacttaaaaaaaacctttaaaatatcaatgtacataaaaagttacctataggtcatgttgattgttttttgctGAAAGTGCTACTTTTGTgactaattgttacttgaagttccgaAACCTAACTGTTCCtattcagcctgtcagttatagcttctaatgctaatggcctaatgctgcacaaatatagcaGCCCCCTCAAAAAGGAACATGAGGGATCaaacaggtaatgtaaaagcatcaggcaaatgcttttatggcaaaattaagttcatacaaagaaaatgttatgacagatgtaaaacaaagtttaatttctagtgtcagtTTCTctttaagggggtggttcaccgtcaacttttagaatgttatagaatggttaatTCTAAGtgacttttcagttggtctctttattatttgttttttaattatctgccttcttcttctgactctttccagttttcatggggtcactgaccccagcagccagtaGCCCAGTCAGCctacattttattaattatttataaaactcatttttctattcaaaccactccctggttgctaaggtaattttgacaCTTCCAACCAGATACCTGCGGAaactcaaaactggagagctgtttaCAAACagtgatatattttaaaaaacaaataaaaaagaccaactgcaagttgtctcaggaTATttttctctacattatactaagagttttaactcaaaggtgaacaaactcTTCTTTGGTAAAGGCACATACACGCACCCAATTACTTATTTCATAGCACATAGTCAGCTCAGCGTACTATTTAGTCATGACCAGCTTGTGTTCCTTCTGGGAGTTtccttaaatatatttatattttgcttttcattCTGCACACAAAACATATTTACCTGTAAGGCCAATCTTCTTCCTGCACATAAAACATCTGTTTTTCTTTGGCTTTGGAAGCTCTGGTGCCTTTTCCTCATTCAGAGAAGTACTGGGTTGGGATAACGAAGGGCTTGGCTGAGTCACAACTtagagtaaataataataaaaaaaaatgttaatgtccTTTGCCATCATGAAGcattaaaacaaatacagtaaagtaaaacacaaaaaaaagaagcATCCATTTATCGTTACGCGTTCCTTAGTTTTGTTCAGCAAAAACGATATTAAATCACAACAAAGGAAACAAGTAAGATCCTGTGCTGTTTGTACAAATGGTGACCTGCTTAAACTGCCTTGTTGCCAGTGCAGTCAATTTTGGCAGCACTTGTTTAGCAGAAGAGCAAAAGCAAATGTAAGTTCAATCCGCCATCTAGAAGAAGGATTTAAGGAGTGTTTACTGTATAAATTAAAGAGGAAAGCTTTTTAAGATTGGCAAAAAGTAAACTGGAACCCAATGCAAGTACATACAcgtagagatgcaccgaatccattttgggattcagctgaacgCCAAATACTGCACAAAAGATCCAGCTGTATCCCGAAACAAAtataaaccctaatttgcatgtgcaaatttaGTTCAGCCAGGCACTTAGCTTTGGTGGAAtcggaatcctgctgaaaaaggctgaatcccaaaccctggattcggtgcatccctacatacaCAACTGTACATTGAATGTCTTCATAGTGCACTGTAAGTATACATTACTTGGCTTTATAATTCTATTTGATTATGAACTGCTTTGGAGCTTGCATAAACTGCATTGCCTACACATTTTATTGTGCTTCTGTGATGTGTTTCTATGGAGAATTCTTTAGTCAAGACATTTCCAGACATACAACTAACCCTGGGTCCAACCTCCACGGACATGTAAACAAATCTGGATCTTTGTTAAATTGAATTTGCTATGCAAAGCCACTGAAAGTTACCTGCACTCGTAACAAAAGCTTTTTATGGCACATGACTGTCAAATTTCTTGTGAATGTGCATTTTAACAAAGATGCATTTTGCAAGTTCTATTGGAGTCCAATAGGCAAGTGATCTGCTGTATAAGATGCAGTGTGTGTATGAAAAGCAAATTATACATATTTAGCTATGAAAACTCTGTGGAAGTGATAAACTGGCCCTATTTTCTCCTTCTGCATGCAGGAAGTATAGCATTCTTCCTACCATTCTGTTGCCTTCAGCATAATAAAGaattaaatttaaataaacagtaaatGTCTAATACAGGTGAATATTGTTTATTTATGGCTAGAGCATGGTACATGCTCTAGTATGGGAATGTATTTGCATTCTGAATTTTAAACTGAAAGGGGAAAAATGTAGTAAAAGTGCTTGCATTTTAAAATCAAGCTATGGAGACATCAGACAATCACATAATGCTTTGTGATGGCACCAAACTATGTTGTCAACAGGCAGGAGTGATTGTTCCTCCTTCCACTGTTTATTACCCAGTAAAATGCAGATAGAAGGAACTAAAAGCATTAGcataaacataataaaacaatattgaATATAATGTTCAAAATGCATATTAGTTCTTACTATTTCAGCAGGAGATAAATTACAGAATGACTCAACCCTATACACTTAGGGCAAAGGGCACCTTTATAATCCCAGCCTAATTATGTACTTCAGGATTACCAAACAGATAGAAGGGTCATTTAAGGACAAAGACCAATGTCTTACACACGTGTACACCTTAATTTTCCATACAAACACGTTTTTCTCTATCTCTGCTATGCTTAAACAGTTCTTCAAAGCCTTGTATTACAActattaaaacattttctttgaGAGAACACGCTTAACTTTTTCCTTCTAACAAAATGAGACATTTCTGCTATTTCCCCATCACATCAGCAAGTACATTATGTCAAACAAGTTAAAATATACACAGACAAAAATATCATACCAGGCTCAGACGTTTCTGTTTTAGGAGAGGCAACGTGGTCTTCTCTTGAAATGCTCATCTCTGTCATTTGCTGGGTTACAGGCAATGCAGCCAAGGGTGTATTTCTAAAACGCAaaataaagtgtgtttttttttttttttttttatacaatatcaAAATTACTTTAGTGACTAAGTATTTTCATTTATTGGTTTTAAAAATTCATAGAGCTTTACATTAGAAAGGAACACTATGGATACCCAACCCAAAAACTGCATTTCTCTCcgttagggagaagacacacacagctacttagtagaagctacttttttatggctactaaatgccagaaaataccttgccatagacaatattgtgaattacctctgctaaaacacacgtagagacaattatcagtaaataatcagcatcgtctatcttagtagccatgacaagtagccgctactagtagctgtgcgtgtctttacccttaaggtggccatataccttacaataatgatctttcctgcaaccattgattgccttcaatggcgcccgagcaaaatcttttgtcccgcccaatcaacaagacgaccgatatccgatGCTCCTGCATGACCGGTT contains these protein-coding regions:
- the zfand5 gene encoding AN1-type zinc finger protein 5 isoform X1; this translates as MAQETNQTPGPMLCNTGCGFYGNPRTNGMCSVCYKEHLQRQNSGRISPMGAASGSNSPSAESATVQRVETSLNCEGAAGGLSDKSRNTPLAALPVTQQMTEMSISREDHVASPKTETSEPVVTQPSPSLSQPSTSLNEEKAPELPKPKKNRCFMCRKKIGLTGFDCRCGNLFCGLHRYSDKHNCPYDYKAEAAAKIRKENPVVVAEKIQRI
- the zfand5 gene encoding AN1-type zinc finger protein 5 (The RefSeq protein has 1 substitution compared to this genomic sequence), which encodes MAQETNQTPGPMLCNTGCGFYGNPRTNGMCSVCYKEHLQRQNSGRISPMGAASGSNSPSAESATVQRVETSLNCEGAAGGLSDKSRNTPLAALPVTQQMTEMSISREDHVASPKTETSEPVVTQPSPSVSQPSTSLNEEKAPELPKPKKNRCFMCRKKIGLTGFDCRCGNLFCGLHRYSDKHNCPYDYKAEAAAKIRKENPVVVAEKIQRI